One part of the Rutidosis leptorrhynchoides isolate AG116_Rl617_1_P2 chromosome 1, CSIRO_AGI_Rlap_v1, whole genome shotgun sequence genome encodes these proteins:
- the LOC139864679 gene encoding uncharacterized protein produces MACACMRHWSAIRFPTISSAAVPSETVNSRVLVLGGTGRVGGSTAIALSKLSPDIRIVIAGRNREKGASMVDTIGKNAEFAEFDINDDKSLESALGDVDLVVHAAGPFQQTDNCRVLEAAVRAKTAYLDVCDDTNYALRAKSLMKEALAAKVPAITTGGIYPGVSNVMAAELVRVAKGENKGEPERLRFYYYTAGTGGAGPTILATSFLLLGEEVIAYNKGEKIKLRPYSGMVNIDFGKGIGKKDVYLLNLPEVTSTHQILKVPTVSARFGTAPFFWNWAMDAMTRFVPSEILRDRSKVQEMVRLFDPVVRVIDGYAGERVSLRVDLECSGGKHTVGVFSHKRLSVSVGYSTAAFALAVLEGSTQPGVWFPEEPEGIAIEARELLLERAVQGTINFAMHKSPWMVETNPKELGLGIYV; encoded by the exons CCTGTATGCGCCATTGGAGCGCCATCAGGTTTCCGACGATATCTTCCGCCGCTGTACCATCTGAAACCGTCAATTCTAGGGTTCTCGTGCTCGGTGGAACCGGTAGAGTCGGTGGTTCTACCGCCATCGCTCTCTCTAAGCTCTCACCCGACATCCGTATCGTCATTGCTGGTCGCAACAG GGAAAAAGGTGCTAGTATGGTGGATACAATTGGGAAGAACGCAGAGTTTGCCGAATtcgatataaatgacgataaatcacTCGAGTCTGCTTTGGGTG ATGTCGATCTTGTAGTACATGCTGCAGGCCCATTCCAACAAACAGATAATTGCAGAGTTCTGGAAGCTGCTGTACGGGCCAAG ACAGCCTATCTCGACGTGTGTGATGATACAAATTACGCACTGCGTGCAAAATCATTAATGAAGGAAGCATTGGCTGCAAAAGTCCCAGCAATAACTACTGGCGGAATCTATCCAGGAGTGAGCAACG TGATGGCAGCAGAACTAGTACGTGTCGCAAAAGGTGAAAATAAGGGTGAGCCTGAACGATTAAG ATTCTACTACTACACAGCAGGAACTGGTGGTGCTGGCCCAACAATATTAGCCACTAGCTTTTTACTTTTAGGAGAGGAGGTTATTGCGTATAATAAAG gagaaAAAATCAAATTAAGGCCATACAGTGGAATGGTCAACATTGACTTCGGAAAAGGAATTGGAAAGAAAGATGTTTATCTCTT GAATTTGCCAGAGGTGACTAGCACCCATCAGATCCTAAAAGTTCCAACTGTCAGTGCTCGATTTGGAACTGCACCGTTTTTCTGGAACTGGGCAATGGACGCAATGACACGTTTTGTTCCTTCT GAGATCCTAAGAGACAGAAGCAAAGTACAAGAGATGGTTCGGTTATTTGATCCAGTAGTTCGCGTGATAGATGGCTATGCTGGAGAGCGCGTCTCATTGAGA GTTGATTTGGAGTGTTCAGGCGGAAAGCATACAGTTGGTGTTTTCAGCCATAAAAGACTCTCTGT ATCAGTTGGTTATTCAACAGCTGCATTCGCTCTTGCTGTTCTTGAGGGCAGCACACAACCAGGCGTATGGTTTCCAGAAGAG CCTGAAGGGATAGCGATTGAGGCGCGTGAACTTCTACTTGAACGAGCTGTGCAAGGAACAATTAATTTCGCAATGCACAA GTCTCCATGGATGGTGGAAACAAATCCTAAGGAGCTTGGACTTGGAATATATGTGTAA